One Cryptomeria japonica unplaced genomic scaffold, Sugi_1.0 HiC_scaffold_60, whole genome shotgun sequence genomic window, CTCCTTATCAGTCGGGGTCTAACCACTTCTGCAACCCAGTGTCTCATTTGCCCATCCACATCGATCATGGTTTTTGTTTTGAGTCTTTTGGACTTTGAAGTCCTTCCTAGGCACTTcctaaccatatcctccattggaattgaaataggaattacattcctcttcttagAAAGTGAAGCACGCAGCCACTTAGGAGTGGTGGATGTTTCCCTTGGTGAcgatgattgttggttaatggtGATAACGGCCATGGTATCCCCGAAATCCTTAGGTTGTttgatttcctttcctttatctgcaACATCTGTGATGAGTTGATCCTGCATCTAAGTATCCAttacttcttgaatttcttcctcaGGATCCAAGTCTAATACCAATGAACTTGCAAGGGTCTTTTGATAGCCTTTCCTACTGAGTGATCTGGTAACACGGGCAGAGGCGGAACCCAAAGAAGACTCTCCTAAATTTGCAATATTGGCCTTTTGCGTCCTTTGTTTTTCATCACCTACAATATCAACAGTAACATTAGAAGAAAGAAGAGATATTTGGGAAGTCGCTTGGGTTCGACCAACTCTCTTATCCTTAGGTGCtagtataagatttttttttaaatgacgatCTTTCAACCATTTCTCTTTTCTTCTGATCACATTAAAGGTTCTGGCCTGAATGCTACCATCTCCCTTCCTATTCCAATCAATTTATGGGATAGGGTGTCCCTATATCCTTTCATCGAACTCAGGGTCAACTACTTCCTCATCTCCATCTTCTTGCACCCCAGAAACATTCATGGATAAGCCCATTGTTACAATTTGCTAAATTGTGAACCTTGACCACAACCTCCTTCTAACTTCAAACTCATCAGCacagttctcccaataatcctccaattgaGGTTCATGCTGAAAACCATTATCAACATCTAAATTATCCATAGCAAATCCATGACTATCAAATTTGTATCTGGCAACATACAACTCCaacttgaacttcttgagttcaagTTCAAGATTCAATTCGTCTTAAATAGATGCACAGCTATAGTGTCCAAGTTCTACAGGAAATACCACTTTGGACTCCCCTCCACTCTTTTTGTCAATATATGCTAGTTGACGACAGACTTCGATTAAAACATAACTATCCTAAACAAACCGAGGTAACCTGAAAGGTTAACCCTAAAAACCGCCAACTTGAATATAAGTGAACTGGGAGAATTGGATAAAGTAACTACCATAAATGTTGACGAATTCCATGGCCTCCGTTGTCAACCTCTTATTTGTGTTTCCCTGCAATTAGTAGACCAATCTCCCTacaaaaatgtcattccatctcataaaATTCTCTACTATTCCTACAAGTGAGGGTAATATTCATATACCCTTattccatcaatccaaggttcatGATACAGGCTATTCCAATCCTGGGTACATGtaagcatataaaacaaatatgaagacataaagaaaccACTCATTCCTGCAAACCTGTTCAGACTCTCGTGCAATCTTTCTGCAATTACCTGCCCCCAATCCAGGTAGGCGCTTCCGTTCAGCATGACTTGGACATAAAACTACATCTAGTTTTCCCAGTAGAAGATATGGGAATTCCCTTTTAACTTATTCAACAGAATGACAATGTCTCGCACCTCTGTTATGAATTTTTTTCTAGTAAGCGGCCTTGGCAACCTGGACCCTCCCTTTTGAATCTTCAATAACCAATTCCTGGCAATCACGCTTTTATAAGTACTCTTCTTCTCAAAAAAGAAAGAGTATGATGTGCCAATAGTCTAGTCCTCATATGGCTCCTTATGAGGTATACCCATGGCTTCCATTACGGTCTCCCTATCAATTTTAATAGCACTTTGCCATTGATGCTCCTGATACACCTGTGCtctgcatcatacctattcatacatttCAATAGTAACTTCGGGCATGGTGCAGCAATGGAAAATGGGACGGCCTCAATCAAACCACTCTTCACTATTCTCTCCATCATTGAATTCTGAATTGTGTTTTTGGCTCTCTCAATAAAATCGGAGAGATCCGCCAGGGCTAATGAAGTATCTCCCATCTCTGGGAGTGAACTAAATAGGCAAGAAGTGTGGCCTAATAAtggcccctctcattttaaacaaaCAATTATAGGAATGTAATGAAATTTTATACACAACAAAGGCGAATGAACAACAGCTAGCTCGAATTCTTGGAAAACTTTTGCGTGCAGATACAATACCTCCAATTTTCCTCGCTTGCATTGCTACTGAGAAAATTCTAGAAATAATTGTTTTCACAACAAAGATAGACAAAATCACACTTAAGACTTAGTCGGTTCTACTAATTAAGTTCGTGTGAGTTATCACCTGATTTGATGTATACTCAGCATGCATTTAATTTCAGATCACTCCATCACACGACTCATGAATTATCATGATTGCTTGTCATAATTTTAGAAACTAACATTTTGAATCCCCGAAATATTCTCTTTTCCCGCTACCACATTCACTTTATGATGCATGTATCAATTTTACATAGAACTTCGATCTTTAAGAATTCAAACTTTGAAACTTGAACCAAGAACcaagaggttcaaaggttcaattTCAAAATTGAGAAATAACACAGAGCAATACGAAACACTGACTACGCGACAAAATAAATAACAGTTAACGAGCAAAAAGAGAACcagctttgaaccttgaaccttcaaCCAAAAAGGTTCTACGGTTCAAGTCCAATATGAATTGCAACAAAGCGCTCGctttaccataaaacaaagccgCGAAGAAAAATCTTTAAAGcgcgttttgaactttgaaccttgaactttgaaaaggttcaatgactCGGGTTCAAAAAGAGGAAATAAATGACTGAAAGAGAAAATAAACACCATTTAGGTGACCTCCGAGTTTGAAATTTGCAAAGAAAATAGGGGAGGCTAACACTTATATTATTGAAATATAGACACAAATTTGAAAGGAGAGATAGAGAAGAGTGTGTGAGTGTAGGGCTTATCATCATAATGTAGCGTATATTATGTGCaagcatttataattaataattctagttttaattttatattattgtctaaaaataattatttaattcaatatttGAATATAAATATATCATTTAAAATTTGTATGTTGTTCTTATGTTTCAATAATCAAAGAAGAAAAATGACATCTAAAAATATCTAGCACACGTATTTATGAACCTCTTTCAATTTTGTTTCTTTCTACATAGTTTTGAATATCATATCATTCTAGGAAAAGTCTATGGTTGTGGTGGTAACCATGGGAATGTGAACTTGTCCCCTTCTAACTTAAAAttaaaacttgaaattgaacaatATTTTCTTTCTTAATCCTCCTATTTTAatagaaattgattttttttcatataaTAGATGTTACGTAATAGTAGTAAAATATATTCAATCCTCTCAATATCATGATCAAGAACACACATGTCCTCTATCACACCAAAGAATTAGAGAAATTTACAAAATAACATTCCAATTTGATGAAATGTAAGGATTTACAAATAAGTATTCATGGTTCCTTGCCTAGTAATTTTGGTCTTGATCAATTTCTAGGAATTAATTAGGAAGAACTTTTCTTCCTATGATCaatcaatattgtttaagatattATAAATATTATGAGTCTAATTATTTGAGAAAATTATAGTAGAATGTTATATATCAAGATAAGTTGTAGTAAAAAGCATTTTTGTATGCATGGATAAATAAAACATAGAGCATATATTCAAAACATATCTCCATCTAAGATCCATAAACTTTTCCTGTGATAAATATGAGAGCCAACATGAAGTTCTAGATAGTTCActaactaaaaatatttttttctagatTTAACATtagataatatttaaaatattatgtatttcatatttattatttaattagtaaaCTAAGTATCATCACTTAGTCCATTTACattctaaaaatatatataaatttatcaaaaaaattaataattatttaattaaatttaacaatgaaagaaaattcatcttcctttaaaaTAATGTTAAAGAATAGATAGAAGCACAAAAGAACATCCCAAAATATTACTCTTTATTAAAACCCAAAAAAAAGTAATGCTTATCGTGTTGGAGTCCTCTCATATGTCTAATGCTTACTTTTGTCTAAAAGTAATtgtcccatatatatatatatatatatatatatagagagagagagagagagagagagagagtgagtgagtaaATTACATTTAGATGTATTTATCTTATATTTTCAAAATATATAATACCTTTTACAAATATTGATTTTTGCCCAACATCTTAGTAAGGTTACTATTCttaatattaaagcatcacattaattaaataaattgaatattttataatTCTTTCTTTCATAAGTCCTCACTCTTCTATTAACGTTTTTGCCAGTAGATTAAAATAGGAAGCAATACGAGAGTAAAAGTGACATAGTTAAGTAATCTAAACATTAAGTTTATAATATATGTTTAAAACAATTACTTTTCTTAGTTCATTTTTTTATGACAAGGATGTAAGCTAGACACCCACAAAAGAGACCAAGATAGACCTAGACAAGGTTTTTAATAAAGAAGAGGAATATGTAGACCATTTTTCCAATAGATACAAAATATAACATCACAAGGGGAACAAGAATCATTTTCCTCCAAGTTTGTACATGGTAAAGCAATGAGAGAGGAATAATCAAATTATTTCGAATAGAGATGATAAAGGATATTATCATGAACAtagaaaataaaaagataaaatattcatcaaaataataataataaaaaaattcccAAAAAGGAAGGACAAAGGAATGGACAACAACCCACAAAATTAGTagaaaaaaaaatgcaacaaaTCACAAAAAACctataaagaaaaacaaaattgataaaaataaataaaaaggatgTGATTGAAACCACATCAAAATATATAGATGAGTTAATTCGAATAATAATAGCTAAATGGTGCAAGTTTTCCCTATGGCACTACTTATCTATCAAAAAATTAATAGTCATATGGTAAGTAAAGATGGATCATCATCCTCCATGTCACAATCATGGAATGGGGTAGAAACGAAGACAAATAAACAAAAGTGGAAAACAAAATGAAGTATAAAAATCACAAATAAGGAAAAACAATAATCAAAATAAGGATAAAAAGGAACAAAAGAAAAAACACAATAAAGTGGCAAGGAGTTGAAACAAAAAGAAGAGGATAAAAATGGGAaacataaaggaaaacaaaaaattaatctctttttaataataaaaatatttttaagtaCATCATTGAGGTGAAAACATATATTAATGGGTTACAATAGTATGATACCAAGCTTATCTATCaatcaaaaaaatgatttttacttCCACCTTTCATATGCAACTTGTAGTGTCAAGTGGAAACTAGTAAAGAGTATCCATCATTGAAATTTGTatggtatttttattattttaaatattataagtGTCAATATGTGAAAGAACAAAAAATGATTTTGTGGTATACGATATTTTTGTCACTTCTTTTAAATGATTTTGTGGTGGAGATcaaattaaataagaaataaattcacactataaaaacatcaaaaaaataggATGATGTTTGCTAGTGCACTTTGGATCTTACTAGCTCAAAGTTTTCTTTTAGGAATCTAGTCAAAATATCTTGATTATACATTATAATCTATTCTCCCTTTATTTTTAGATAAATGTGTTTTAATATTACATAACATATCTATCCTtaattatatttcttttttttatataaGACTTTATAATTATATTTCTTATAGTCTAATCTTTGTACcactcatccaatcctctatgtcCTTACCATCTTCTCACTTGAATAATGCATACTAATATTTTATTTAATGTAGACatatgaaaaaaatattaatacactttattctctgagattgtttattcAAAAATATTTACATATACAAAACAAACACATAGTAAGTTGTCATTGGTACGCCACATTTTAATAACTCGAATGATTAGCATCATCACCATCTTTGTTATGGAGAACTACACTCTTTTGCAAGCGATTGAAATTGCAATGAGTGACTTCATCTGGAGGGATGTATTCAATGCTCTTAACTTGAAGATTCTTAGACCACCATTGACATATGCCATGATGATTACTGAAAAAATGTCTACCTACCCTAAATACCTTTGCAGATGGAACTATATGCCAAGGGGTTTTCTTTGTAGCCACTTCAAAACAAAAGAAGTACTTCATGCTTTCGTGGACCAAATGACTTTTCTGCTCATATATACCCTTCCATACCTCAAAATAGTGAAGGTAAGTAGCACAAATGAGATCCTTTTCATTCACATATAAATTGGGAATCCAATCACTATAATGAAGGAAATCACCATACAACTCAAGTAGTTTGCTCTCATCTTTCAAACCCATCTGAAATGCCAAAGCCTCGGAAGGGCCTTGAATATGTTTGCAAATTTCCTGCGATTGACTGCACTGAAAGGAAGGGGCACATTTACGTGTGCCAACTAAAATCTTCGCAATCCTCTCAAACACTTTCAATTGAGGAAATGTAGGAGATAAAAATGGAGGATTGAAAAGATGTGCTTCAAGTTCACGACGTTCTTTCTGCTCCAATTTTCTTGCTGCAGCCAGTGCAATGGCAGCACCCAATGAATGCCCTGTTATCCAAATATTCTGGCATCCATTCCTATGAAGACTATTTCTTAGGAAGGGTAAGCCCTTATCAATCCTTTCTATGGAATTGAAGTGTGCAATGGCTACCTTGAAATCCAGGATCAAGTCTTCTAAAATATTTCTGGGTCGAAGAAGCGTACCTCTAAATGCAACCACTTCTGAGGGAGGTCCACCTGGACCTGCTTTTTCTTTTCCATGCCACTCAAAAACAGCCCCATATACAGATTTGTCATGCTCGTCGATTGCAGTTTCCTTCACTTCAAATTGAAGCAAGCAACACAATTCCTTAGCCTGATTTGGGTTGGTTTCAAGCACGTACACAATATTCACCAGGCCCGCAGCAATACATCTTCTGTGTATTGGATCTTCCCTGCAAACACTCCATTCATGCCATTATACATAAATTTGTGGGCATTTCTATAAAAATATAGCAGGTCAATCTATACGGTCTAATAAAATTTTGTGTTGTCATAtactatttaaaattaaaaaattgttatATAGACCATCAAATTTCAGACCCCAGCTTTAAAGATATAATCTGTTGTCATTATTTCTTGATAATTAGTCATCTGTTGAGACCAAAAATTTATGTTTGTAATTCTTCTGGATTCGACTCTGTAGATTTTTACGTTGTCAATATGTCAGATCAAACACCATGATCCAACATCATGATGTTTGATCCGAAACGTTGACAACTTAAAATTCTACACAATCGAATCGAAAAGAATTACAAACATATCAATATATATTGTAGAAACTTCATGAATTCAACCAAAAATTTAATTCACATTTACACACCCAAATTTCGAAAAAAAACAATCATTCCAATTTTTATTGTATTGTAAAAGTATGCTAACAATAACATTTGGAAATAGCAGCTAGAAATATGACAAAGTCTATGGTACACAGCATctgtaaccaagaaatatttttcAATTGGAGACAAGAACTACACATCATGCATAAAGTAAAGGTTATGTATTGTATTGTAAAAGTATGCTAACAATAACATTTGGAAATACCAGGTAAAACTAACAATTGGAAATAGCAGCTAGAAATATGACAAAGTCTATGGTACACAGCATCTGtaactatgtgtgtgaaaagtggactaagaatctgtGTCTGTAAGACATAATTTAGAGTATTacagtaaccaagaaatatttttcAATGGAAAACAAGAACTACACATCATACATAAAGTAAAGGTTATGTTTCAACATTTTCTCTCGAATTTAGAATTCCTGCCTCTTTTGATTTATATTAAATGTAAAAGATAAAAAAGTAGTAGGAGATATCTAAGTAGTTTGATAATCCAAATTCAAACAACAGTAAGAATATTGAACGCTTCCCTTCTAAATTTAAACCCAGCTGTATCCATGGCTAAATATCTGTGTTAATGCAAAAGGTAATAAAACTtacaaaatataaaataatcaGGTGGTAGTAGTATGATAGAcaagtaaataaatataatttcataAAACATAAAATAGTCTATCGTTATTCAAAAGTTGAACACCACAAGAACAAAATCACATTGCTGAAAGAGTGAAATTTACCAGTTTGGAAGTGCGAGGTGTAAAAGCTCTGTTACATCTATGCCATTGTTATTAGCCATTGCAATTCTGATACTCACAAAGCTGAGACCAATTGTATTATCTTCGTCCCTCTGACGTATAACTTTAATAGGCAACAAAAGCCTCTATCTACAAAACATGGATTCCTTACCCATCTTATGAAATCTTATCTACACAGATAAAATAATGGCTAACTCAACAAAAGGAACATTTTTTTGTCACATCAGAAAGAGCATATGACGTATTTCCAACTAAGCACAGCAAAAAAAAAGGAGATTCTTAGTTTTTAATATTCTTAATGTTTCATAGG contains:
- the LOC131863303 gene encoding GDSL esterase/lipase At4g10955-like isoform X1, producing the protein MANNNGIDVTELLHLALPNWEDPIHRRCIAAGLVNIVYVLETNPNQAKELCCLLQFEVKETAIDEHDKSVYGAVFEWHGKEKAGPGGPPSEVVAFRGTLLRPRNILEDLILDFKVAIAHFNSIERIDKGLPFLRNSLHRNGCQNIWITGHSLGAAIALAAARKLEQKERRELEAHLFNPPFLSPTFPQLKVFERIAKILVGTRKCAPSFQCSQSQEICKHIQGPSEALAFQMGLKDESKLLELYGDFLHYSDWIPNLYVNEKDLICATYLHYFEVWKGIYEQKSHLVHESMKYFFCFEVATKKTPWHIVPSAKVFRVGRHFFSNHHGICQWWSKNLQVKSIEYIPPDEVTHCNFNRLQKSVVLHNKDGDDANHSSY
- the LOC131863303 gene encoding uncharacterized protein LOC131863303 isoform X2, whose amino-acid sequence is MANNNGIDVTELLHLALPNWEDPIHRRCIAAGLVNIVYVLETNPNQAKELCCLLQFEVKETAIDEHDKSVYGAVFEWHGKEKAGPGGPPSEVVAFRARKLEQKERRELEAHLFNPPFLSPTFPQLKVFERIAKILVGTRKCAPSFQCSQSQEICKHIQGPSEALAFQMGLKDESKLLELYGDFLHYSDWIPNLYVNEKDLICATYLHYFEVWKGIYEQKSHLVHESMKYFFCFEVATKKTPWHIVPSAKVFRVGRHFFSNHHGICQWWSKNLQVKSIEYIPPDEVTHCNFNRLQKSVVLHNKDGDDANHSSY